A stretch of the Candidatus Binatia bacterium genome encodes the following:
- a CDS encoding efflux RND transporter periplasmic adaptor subunit, giving the protein MPEDPHLNARRVRHLGVVLLASCFLLAGAGCASKKRVRSSRVPVRVAVATEAPMPFQLTSTGTVEAIRSASVAAQVGGVITKVAFREGDNVRAGQVLFHLDPRPFRATLDQAMAVLERDRAHAETARSDAARSRTLYDQNVLSQAEWDQKRSDAEALTATVKADEAAVRTARLNLEFASIRAPIAGKTGRLLVHEGDLVRGGSNDALVTIIQPQPIWVRFTVPDRDVPTVLRYKDQKPRVIVQPPGGGTAPLEGKLVFVDSAVDPSTGTLLLKGEFANRDDRLVPGQFMDVRLVLFVEPRALVVPAVAVSNGQEGAYVYLVRPDSTVAPRPVSVERTQDDVAVLAGGLKPGDRVVTDGQLRLSPGAKVVIRRDTPGGPAGVRE; this is encoded by the coding sequence GTGCCCGAGGATCCGCATCTGAACGCTCGTCGCGTGCGCCACCTCGGGGTCGTTCTCCTCGCATCGTGCTTCCTGCTCGCGGGCGCGGGCTGTGCCTCCAAGAAACGGGTCCGGTCCAGCCGCGTGCCCGTGCGCGTTGCCGTCGCCACCGAGGCGCCCATGCCCTTCCAGCTCACGTCGACCGGAACCGTCGAGGCGATCCGGTCCGCCAGCGTCGCGGCGCAGGTCGGCGGCGTCATCACCAAGGTCGCCTTCCGGGAAGGGGACAACGTTCGCGCGGGCCAGGTGCTCTTCCACCTCGATCCTCGCCCGTTCCGCGCCACCCTCGACCAGGCGATGGCCGTGCTGGAGCGGGACCGCGCCCACGCCGAGACCGCCCGCAGCGATGCCGCGCGATCGCGGACCCTGTACGACCAGAACGTCCTCTCCCAGGCGGAATGGGACCAGAAGCGGAGCGATGCCGAGGCGCTCACGGCCACGGTGAAGGCCGATGAGGCGGCGGTGCGCACCGCGCGCCTGAACCTCGAGTTCGCTTCGATCCGCGCGCCGATCGCGGGCAAGACCGGACGGCTCCTCGTGCACGAGGGGGACCTCGTGCGCGGCGGCTCCAACGACGCGCTGGTCACGATCATCCAGCCGCAGCCGATCTGGGTGCGCTTCACGGTGCCCGACCGGGACGTGCCCACGGTCCTCCGCTACAAGGACCAGAAGCCGCGCGTGATCGTGCAGCCGCCGGGCGGCGGCACAGCACCCCTGGAAGGGAAGCTGGTGTTCGTGGACTCGGCGGTGGATCCCTCGACCGGGACGCTCCTCCTGAAAGGAGAGTTTGCGAATCGGGACGACCGCCTCGTCCCCGGCCAGTTCATGGACGTGCGCCTCGTTCTCTTCGTGGAGCCGCGGGCGCTGGTCGTTCCCGCCGTCGCGGTATCGAACGGGCAGGAGGGGGCGTACGTCTACCTCGTCCGGCCGGATTCGACCGTGGCGCCGCGCCCGGTCTCGGTCGAGCGGACGCAGGACGACGTGGCGGTGCTGGCGGGAGGGCTGAAGCCCGGCGATCGCGTCGTCACCGACGGCCAGCTGCGACTCTCGCCGGGAGCGAAAGTGGTGATCCGCCGCGACACGCCGGGGGGCCCCGCCGGAGTGCGGGAGTGA